One window of Tepidanaerobacter acetatoxydans Re1 genomic DNA carries:
- a CDS encoding bifunctional riboflavin kinase/FAD synthetase, whose translation MKIYHELSSLQIANCTACGIGNFDGIHKGHQKLIKELLRSSQLRNIDSLIFTFEPHPSKVLSSDNNVKFIMTPNQKQQIMKSYGIDHFILAPFTLEFSRINYKDFIYDILINKCNAKVIVVGYNYRFGYKSEGTAHTLKEICHKEGIDTIIIPPVKYKGQIISSTFIRNLIEKGDMKSAAEFLGRPFTVEGFVQHGNGIGKKLGFPTANILPEQELILPPRGVYAVLVRWKDNIYKGVANLGIKPTFNGDSIWLETHLFNFSKKLYGEKLEVMFIDNLRREIKFNTAEALAMQIQNDFIRAMEILKLI comes from the coding sequence ATGAAAATATACCATGAATTGTCATCTTTACAAATAGCGAATTGCACAGCTTGCGGCATTGGAAACTTTGACGGTATACATAAAGGCCATCAAAAATTAATTAAAGAATTATTACGATCTTCTCAATTAAGGAATATCGATTCCTTAATTTTTACTTTTGAACCACACCCATCAAAAGTCTTATCTTCGGATAACAATGTAAAATTTATAATGACACCAAATCAAAAACAGCAAATAATGAAATCCTATGGAATAGACCACTTCATTTTGGCGCCTTTCACTTTGGAATTTTCCAGGATAAATTATAAGGATTTTATATACGATATATTAATCAATAAATGTAACGCAAAGGTCATAGTTGTCGGTTATAATTATAGATTTGGATACAAGAGTGAGGGTACGGCTCATACCTTAAAAGAGATATGCCATAAAGAAGGCATTGATACAATTATCATTCCACCTGTAAAATATAAAGGGCAAATTATTAGCAGTACTTTTATTCGAAACCTAATAGAAAAAGGCGATATGAAAAGCGCTGCTGAATTTTTAGGGCGTCCGTTTACCGTTGAAGGTTTTGTGCAACATGGAAACGGTATAGGTAAAAAGCTAGGTTTTCCTACTGCAAATATTTTACCAGAACAAGAACTCATACTGCCTCCCAGAGGAGTATATGCAGTTCTTGTACGTTGGAAAGATAATATATATAAAGGAGTGGCAAATCTAGGTATAAAGCCAACCTTTAATGGCGATAGTATATGGCTTGAGACGCATTTATTTAATTTTAGCAAAAAATTATATGGTGAAAAACTCGAGGTTATGTTTATTGACAATTTGCGTCGGGAAATTAAATTTAATACAGCCGAAGCTCTCGCAATGCAAATACAAAATGACTTTATAAGGGCTATGGAAATTTTAAAATTAATTTAA
- the rpsO gene encoding 30S ribosomal protein S15, which translates to MALVKETKQAIINEYKIHETDTGSPEVQIAMLTHRINQLTEHLKQHKKDHHSRRGLLKMVGKRRALLNYLKENDLERYKNLIEKLELRK; encoded by the coding sequence ATGGCATTGGTCAAGGAAACTAAACAGGCAATAATAAATGAATACAAAATTCACGAAACCGACACTGGTTCTCCGGAAGTTCAAATTGCTATGTTAACACACAGAATAAACCAATTAACCGAACATTTAAAGCAGCACAAAAAAGATCATCATTCTCGCAGAGGCTTGCTTAAAATGGTCGGTAAGAGACGTGCTTTGCTTAATTATTTAAAAGAGAATGACTTGGAACGTTATAAAAATCTTATTGAAAAATTAGAGTTAAGGAAATAA
- a CDS encoding polyribonucleotide nucleotidyltransferase codes for MPEFKTEIGGRKLIIETGKVAQQANGSVMIRYEDTVLLVTATASKKPREGVDFLPLTIDYEEKLYAVGKIPGGFIKREGKPSEKAILSARLIDRPLRPLFPKDFRNDVQVIATVLSVDQDNTPDIVAINGASCALCISDIPFEGPVGAVSVGLIDGKYVINPTVSEAEKSRLRLVVAGTKEAVLMVEAGADEVSENEMLSAILYGHEEIKKIIAFQEEIINEIGKTKMEITAEEIDDELEKSVREFATEDILKAIRIYDKQEREAYIDKINEDTLLHFQDIYPDTEKQITDVLYDILKEEVRKMISYEGIRPDGRTPNQIRPISCEVGILPRTHGSGLFTRGQTQVLTVATLGALGDVQILDGLGIEESKRYMHHYNFPPYSTGETKVIRGPGRREIGHGALAERALEPMIPSEEDFPYTIRLVSEVLSSNGSSSMASVCGSTLALMDAGVPIKAPVSGVAMGLIKQGDKVTILTDIQGMEDFLGDMDFKVAGTKNGITAIQMDIKIKGIDEDILKSALQQAREGRLFIMDKMLSVIPEPRKELSAYAPRIFTITVDPDKIRDIIGPGGKTINKIIAETNTKIDIEDDGKVYISAPEESAGIKAMEIIDKITQDVEVGRIYMGKIMRTTNFGAFAEILPGKEGLIHISKLSKERVKRVEDVVKVGDEILVKVTDIDKQGRINLSHKDALNETQTKKSIEA; via the coding sequence TTGCCAGAATTTAAAACAGAAATAGGTGGTCGTAAATTAATCATAGAAACAGGCAAAGTGGCTCAGCAAGCCAATGGTTCAGTTATGATTAGATATGAAGATACTGTGTTATTAGTGACGGCTACAGCTTCTAAAAAGCCCCGAGAAGGTGTAGACTTTTTGCCGCTTACTATCGATTATGAAGAGAAATTATATGCCGTAGGTAAGATTCCCGGAGGTTTTATTAAAAGGGAGGGAAAACCCAGTGAAAAGGCCATCCTTTCGGCACGCTTAATTGATAGGCCGTTGAGACCTTTATTTCCCAAAGATTTTAGAAATGATGTACAGGTAATTGCTACCGTTTTATCAGTAGACCAAGACAATACTCCTGATATTGTTGCTATTAATGGTGCATCATGTGCATTGTGTATCTCGGATATACCATTTGAAGGTCCTGTCGGAGCAGTATCAGTAGGCTTAATTGATGGCAAATATGTAATAAACCCTACAGTGTCTGAAGCTGAAAAAAGTCGTCTCAGACTGGTAGTAGCCGGAACTAAAGAAGCAGTACTTATGGTTGAAGCTGGTGCCGATGAAGTATCCGAAAATGAAATGTTAAGTGCCATCCTCTATGGCCATGAGGAAATTAAAAAGATTATAGCTTTTCAAGAAGAAATAATTAATGAAATCGGTAAAACTAAAATGGAAATAACTGCGGAAGAAATTGATGATGAGTTAGAAAAATCGGTTCGCGAATTTGCAACTGAAGATATATTAAAAGCCATTAGAATTTATGATAAGCAAGAGCGAGAAGCTTATATTGATAAGATAAACGAAGATACTTTGCTGCATTTTCAAGACATTTATCCGGATACGGAAAAACAAATAACTGATGTATTATATGATATCCTAAAAGAAGAAGTAAGAAAGATGATTTCATATGAAGGCATTAGACCCGACGGCAGAACACCCAATCAAATAAGGCCGATTTCTTGTGAAGTAGGGATTTTACCTAGGACTCATGGCTCAGGCTTATTTACGCGCGGACAAACACAGGTTCTTACAGTAGCAACTCTCGGAGCTTTAGGTGATGTTCAGATTTTGGATGGTCTAGGTATTGAAGAGTCAAAAAGATATATGCATCATTATAATTTTCCGCCATATAGCACAGGTGAAACAAAAGTTATTAGAGGACCGGGGCGAAGAGAAATAGGTCATGGTGCCTTGGCCGAAAGAGCTCTTGAGCCAATGATTCCCTCAGAGGAAGATTTTCCATATACCATAAGATTAGTTTCAGAAGTTTTAAGCTCTAACGGTTCCAGTTCGATGGCAAGCGTATGCGGTTCAACACTTGCATTAATGGATGCCGGTGTACCTATAAAAGCACCTGTTTCAGGTGTAGCTATGGGCTTAATTAAGCAAGGGGATAAAGTTACAATTTTGACCGATATACAGGGTATGGAAGATTTTTTAGGCGACATGGATTTTAAAGTTGCAGGAACAAAAAATGGTATTACTGCAATTCAGATGGATATTAAAATAAAGGGAATTGATGAAGATATACTGAAAAGTGCCTTGCAGCAAGCAAGGGAAGGCCGTCTATTCATTATGGACAAGATGCTGTCGGTAATCCCTGAACCTAGAAAAGAATTATCTGCCTATGCTCCAAGAATATTTACGATTACTGTAGACCCGGATAAAATCCGAGACATTATAGGTCCGGGAGGGAAAACTATTAACAAGATAATTGCAGAAACAAATACAAAAATTGATATCGAAGACGATGGGAAGGTCTATATATCTGCACCTGAAGAGTCAGCGGGAATTAAAGCAATGGAAATAATTGATAAGATTACACAGGATGTTGAAGTGGGTCGAATATATATGGGTAAAATAATGCGTACGACTAATTTTGGAGCTTTTGCGGAGATATTGCCAGGGAAGGAAGGCCTAATTCACATTTCGAAGTTATCCAAAGAGAGAGTAAAACGGGTAGAAGATGTAGTAAAAGTTGGTGATGAGATCCTAGTAAAAGTAACTGATATTGATAAACAAGGTAGGATTAACTTATCGCACAAAGATGCTCTTAATGAAACACAAACTAAAAAAAGCATCGAAGCATAA
- a CDS encoding polysaccharide deacetylase family protein — MKFYIFKLPRKTFGIISFFILTLAWTLLKIPSSDIQTLGKYEPIYEGRNDKKIIAFTCNIAWGNEYIPPLLEVFSDNDIKATFFIEGRWAENYPDLLRLIHNKGHEIGNHGYSHAHHKQLSYEENLNEIKKAESIIQEITGKKTTLFAPPYGEFSDLTEKAANAMNYHMIMWTIDTIDWKKPGVDYIINKVLDNAGNGKIVLMHPTEETVRAMPTIIENLHQQGFKITTVGELLSEE, encoded by the coding sequence ATGAAGTTTTATATATTTAAGTTACCAAGAAAAACTTTTGGCATCATTTCTTTTTTTATTCTTACATTAGCATGGACTTTATTAAAAATACCATCTTCAGATATTCAAACCCTTGGCAAGTATGAGCCTATTTATGAAGGAAGAAATGATAAAAAGATAATAGCCTTTACATGTAATATTGCATGGGGCAATGAATATATACCACCATTACTAGAAGTTTTTAGTGACAATGATATAAAAGCCACATTTTTCATAGAAGGCAGGTGGGCTGAAAATTATCCCGATCTATTAAGACTGATCCATAATAAGGGACATGAAATTGGGAATCATGGATACAGTCATGCTCATCATAAACAGCTCTCCTACGAAGAAAATCTGAATGAAATAAAAAAAGCTGAATCAATTATTCAAGAAATAACAGGTAAAAAGACAACCCTTTTTGCACCTCCATATGGAGAGTTTTCAGATTTAACCGAGAAAGCAGCTAATGCAATGAACTACCACATGATAATGTGGACCATTGATACCATCGATTGGAAAAAGCCAGGAGTAGATTATATAATTAATAAGGTTCTGGATAATGCTGGTAATGGCAAAATTGTACTGATGCATCCTACCGAAGAGACTGTCAGAGCAATGCCAACAATTATTGAAAATCTACATCAACAGGGATTTAAAATTACTACGGTTGGTGAATTGTTGTCGGAAGAATAA
- the alr gene encoding alanine racemase, which translates to MANPTSWLYVDLNTISENIKTIKNYIGATRLLVVVKANAYGHGMYPVAACAVESGADYLGVSSLEEGIFLRKSGIKEPVLVFNTILPEQAEDALNYDLTVTVCSFDTVQALNDAAAKMNKKAFVHVKIDTGLGRFGVLPEHAVEMVHIITANFKNIYIEGIYTHFSLATNESITRKQFNIFLSIIKELEHQGYKIPLKHVCNSTAMLNYAEMHLDMVRVGNLVYGLCPSKNLKISNPSKIYSKIIFLKTLPKGHYVGYGNRFKTRRHTTVAIVPFGYYDGLELFISQPNGIWDSLKNLIKQILASFGVITANRTVKVNGIQCNILGKISMQSCIVDVTDIKDKVFIGDVVELSARRINLSHSIARVYHKADNIFLVDKAVSDEDEVNLSHGTGQRSETSIV; encoded by the coding sequence ATGGCAAATCCGACTTCTTGGCTATACGTAGATTTGAATACAATATCAGAGAATATTAAAACTATAAAAAATTATATTGGCGCAACTCGATTATTGGTAGTAGTTAAGGCTAATGCTTATGGGCACGGGATGTATCCTGTTGCCGCATGTGCCGTAGAGAGTGGAGCCGATTATTTGGGTGTATCTTCTTTAGAAGAAGGTATTTTTTTGCGAAAAAGCGGGATAAAGGAACCAGTGCTTGTTTTTAATACTATACTGCCCGAACAAGCTGAAGATGCATTGAATTATGACTTAACAGTTACTGTTTGTTCTTTTGATACTGTACAAGCCCTTAATGATGCAGCCGCAAAAATGAATAAAAAAGCTTTCGTACATGTGAAGATTGATACAGGGTTAGGAAGATTTGGCGTATTACCTGAACATGCTGTTGAAATGGTTCATATAATAACAGCTAATTTCAAGAACATTTACATTGAGGGAATTTATACACATTTTTCCTTGGCAACAAACGAAAGTATTACCCGTAAACAATTTAACATATTTTTATCAATTATAAAAGAATTAGAGCATCAAGGCTATAAAATACCCTTAAAGCATGTATGTAATAGCACTGCAATGTTAAATTATGCCGAGATGCATTTGGATATGGTCAGAGTGGGGAACTTAGTATATGGGTTATGCCCCTCAAAAAATCTAAAAATAAGTAATCCTTCAAAAATCTATTCCAAAATAATCTTTTTAAAAACCTTGCCTAAAGGGCATTATGTCGGCTATGGCAATAGATTTAAAACTCGAAGGCATACTACAGTGGCTATAGTGCCTTTCGGCTATTATGACGGTCTTGAGCTTTTTATCTCTCAGCCTAATGGGATTTGGGACAGTCTTAAAAATCTTATCAAACAGATTTTAGCAAGTTTTGGGGTAATCACTGCCAATAGAACCGTAAAGGTGAATGGTATTCAATGCAATATATTAGGCAAAATAAGTATGCAAAGTTGTATAGTCGATGTCACAGATATAAAAGATAAAGTGTTTATCGGTGATGTTGTAGAACTTAGTGCCAGACGAATAAACTTATCGCATAGTATTGCTAGGGTTTATCATAAAGCGGATAATATTTTTTTAGTAGACAAGGCTGTTTCGGATGAGGATGAAGTAAATTTATCACACGGAACCGGACAAAGGAGCGAAACATCAATTGTGTAA
- the dut gene encoding dUTP diphosphatase: protein MCNKIKIIVCKVEGAEDIPLPQYMTSGAAGMDLAANVSEITYLEAGEFKVIPCGIKIEIPTGFEAQIRPRSGLAVNHGITVLNSPGTIDCDYRGEVKVILINHGKQKFAIKRGDRIAQLVIAKVVEAEICQGRNLCETERGNGGFGHTGM, encoded by the coding sequence TTGTGTAACAAAATAAAGATAATAGTATGTAAAGTTGAAGGGGCAGAAGATATTCCTTTGCCTCAGTATATGACTTCTGGAGCTGCAGGAATGGATTTGGCAGCTAATGTTTCCGAAATTACATATTTGGAGGCAGGAGAATTTAAAGTTATCCCTTGCGGAATAAAAATCGAAATTCCGACTGGATTTGAAGCTCAAATCCGCCCCAGGAGCGGCTTAGCCGTAAATCATGGCATTACAGTGCTCAATAGTCCGGGAACTATTGACTGTGACTATAGAGGAGAAGTAAAAGTTATTTTGATTAACCACGGCAAACAAAAATTCGCAATAAAGAGAGGTGACAGAATAGCTCAGCTCGTAATTGCCAAAGTAGTAGAAGCTGAAATCTGCCAAGGCCGCAATCTGTGTGAAACGGAAAGAGGGAACGGTGGATTCGGGCACACTGGTATGTAG
- a CDS encoding YlmC/YmxH family sporulation protein: MKLSELSGKEIINLYSGARLGILGNSDLVLDEVSGKIIYLLIPKKNSWFFTFTLRDRSYTEVVWDSIKKIGPDIVIIDVEDYNHKKYDDLRKSKNYT, from the coding sequence ATGAAACTAAGTGAATTGAGCGGAAAGGAAATAATCAATCTTTACAGTGGAGCAAGACTTGGAATACTTGGGAATTCAGATTTGGTTTTAGACGAAGTTTCCGGTAAAATAATTTATTTACTGATACCTAAAAAAAATTCGTGGTTTTTTACTTTTACCTTGAGAGATCGGAGCTATACTGAAGTAGTATGGGATTCGATTAAAAAAATAGGGCCGGATATTGTTATTATTGATGTGGAAGACTACAATCATAAAAAATATGATGATTTAAGAAAAAGCAAAAATTACACTTAA